The Agrobacterium vitis genome includes the window CATGGACCTTCAAAATCTCGTTCATGCCTGACACCTTTTCCGGAACTCGACGCCCGTTATCCCGCGATAGCGCCTATCGCATCCAGTTCCTTCATAACCTCATCGACCGAGGCTTTGGCGATGCCAACCATTTCATCGATTTCCGCTTCCGTCATGACCAAGGGAGGCGCAAAGCCCAGGATGTCTCCGTGTGGCATCGCGCGCGCAATCAGATTCCGATTGCGAGCCGCCTGCGAGATACGCGCTCCGACTTTAAGGCCCGGATCGAACATGGCCTTGGTGCCACGGTCGGATACGAACTCGATAGCGGCTAGCATTCCAACGCCACGCACTTCGCCGACAATCGGATACTGTTCAAACTCTGCCTTCAGGCGCTTCAGGAGGTAAGCGCCTTTCGTTGCCGACTGGCCGGCCAGATCCTCCCGCTCGACGATGTCGAGAACGGCGTTTGCCGCCGCTGCGCCGATCGGATGCCCGGAATAGGTATAGCCATGCGAAAACGAGCCGACACGCGGCGTTGCTTCTTCCATAACGTCGTAGACTTTCTGCGACACGATCGAAGCGGACAGGGGCACGTAGGCCGACGTCAGACCCTTGGCAACGGTGACAAGATCGGGCTCCATGCCGTAGAGGTCGGAGCCGAACATCGCACCGGTGCGGCCGAACCCGCAGACCACTTCGTCGGCAATCAATAGCACATCGTACTTCTGGAGCACGGCCTGGATCTTCGGCCAGTAGCCGGCGGGCGGCGGGGTAAGTCCGCCGGTGCCGAGGACAGGCTCGGCAATGAATGCGCCGACTGTCTCTGGGCCTTCAGCAACGATCAGCGCCTCCAGTTCGTCTGCTCGGCGTTGCGAAAATCCCTCTTCGGTTTCGCCCGGATGCGCGCCGCGATAGTAGTGCGGAACGCCGGTGCGCAGGATACCGGATACCGGCAGGTCCATATGATCGTGGTAGAAACTGAGGCCCGTCATCGAACCGGCGACCACGGAACATCCATGATATCCGCGCTCCCGTGCGATGATCTTCTTCTTCTTTGGCAGTCCGCGGAGGTTGTTGTAGTACCAGACAATCTTTGCCTGCGTCTCGTTCGCATCCGAGCCCGACAGGCCATAGAAGACCTTCGACATGTTTCCCGGCGCCATCCTGACCAGACGATCGGAAAGGCGTGCAAGCTCTTCCGTCGTATGGGCGGCGTAGGAGTGGTAATAGGCAAGCTTGTACGCTTGGCGCGCAATCGCCTCGGCGACTTCGGTGCGGCCGTAGCCGATGTTCACGCAGTAGAGGCCCGCAAACCCGTCGAGATACTCCCTGCCGGTCGCGTCCTTGATCCGTACGCCCTTGCCCGTTTCCATGATCGTCGGATCGGTTTCGCCGGATGCGTAATCCTTCAGATAGGTGAAGGGATGGAGAACCGTTCTGCGGTCCATTTCTGCGATTTCTGCAATATTCGTCATCGTCATTTCCTTACGCGGCCAGACCGCCGAAGCACACATATTTGAGTTCCATGAATTCCTGCAGACCATGGCGCGAGCCTTCGCGCCCCAGCCCAGACTGCTTCCAGCCGCCGAACGGGACAGGCGCACCGGTAAAGGAGACGGTGTTGATAGCCACCATCCCGTATTCCAGCGTGTCGGAAAGGCGCATGGCCCGCCTTACGTCGCGCGTGTAGACATAGGCCGCCAATCCCATCTCGCTGGCATTGGCGCTTACGCGAACCTCATCTTCATTCTTGAACCTGAGAACGGCCGCAACCGGACCGAAGGTCTCTTCGGAAGCGATGAGCATTTCAGAGGTGATATCTGCAAGAAGGGTCGGGCGGACAAAGTTTCCAAGGGCGGGATCGGGAATTTCGCCGACGATCAATCGCGCGCCTTTTCCGACCGCGTCCTTGATATGCAGGCGACACTTCTCAACAACCGACGTCTTCGTCATCGGCCCGATGTCGATACCGGCCTCGAACCCCTGCCCGACGGTCAACGCCGCGATACTGCGCCGAAGCTTGTCGATGAAGGCATCATAAATGCCGTCGTGAACATAGATGCGGTTGGCGGCTAGGCAGTCTTGTCCCGAGGTCGCGAATTTCGCGCGCATGCAGCCGTCGACAGCCTCGTCGACATCGGCGTCATCGAAGACGATGAACGGCGCGTGGCCGCCGAGTTCCATGGAAACCCTCTTGACGGTGGCTGCCGCCTTTGTGAGGAGCAGGCGCCCGACCTCGGTTGAACCCGTGAAGGAAAATGCGCGAACCCGTTCATCCGCGAGCAACGCATCCGTCAGAAGCTTCGGTTCGCCAGTCACCACCTGAAAGACCCCCGGAGGAAATCCTGCGCGGTATGCAAGCTCGGCGAGCGCCAATGCCGAGAGTGGCGTCTCGACGGCAGGCTTGACGATCACCGGGCATCCCGCAGCCATGGCCGCGGCCGCTTTGCGCGCAATCATCGCACTGGGGAAGTTCCATGGCGTCACAGCCGCGCAGACCCCGACCGGCTGCATTGAGACGAACAGACGGCTATCGGGCTTGTGGCTCGGTATCGTCTCCCCATATGCCCGTTCGCCCTCGGCCGCGAACCATTCGATAAAGCCGACGCCGTAGAGGATCTCTGCCTCGGATTCGAAAAGAGGCTTACCCTGTTCGGCGGTCAGTATCGTGGCAAGATCGCCGGCATGCAGGCGGATGAGATTTGCCCAATTCAGCATGATCCTGCCCCGATCACGCGGAAGGAGCGTCCGCCAGGATGGGAAAGCGCGGTGGGCAGCGTCAATGGCTCGATCAAGCATCGGCAGATCGCAATCGCCGACGCGGGCAATTTCGTCATCGCTTGCAGGATCGGCGACGCCAGTCGCACTCCTCGATAGCTGCCACTGCCCATCGATAAACGGCTGAGACCTCAAAAGGCCTTCATCGTTGAGCTGTTTTAGGGCGCGCGCGGCGGTCATCGCTACATCCAGCATGTTCCAATCCCCATCAATATAATAAATCTTAGGCCTTTTCTGCCGACGTATTTCCTCGAGATTATTGCATCTACGCATTAATCCTGCTTTCTAAGCAGCTAAGATGCCCAATTCCTGCGAGAACTTTAAAATGAACCTTGATCGGTTTGACGCACGACTGCTCACCATCATGCAAAAAAACAATCGGAACAGCAGCGAAGAGCTGGCAGCCATGGTTGGCCTTTCAGCCACAGCCATTCAGCGCCGTCTGAAGCGATTGCGAGAAAAGGGGGTGATCGAGGCAGATGTTTCGATCGTGAAGCCGAGAGCGGTCGGTCGCCCGATCGCGATGCTCGTGCTTGTGTCACTGGAGCGAGAGAGAGCTGACATCGTCGACCGCTTCAAACAGTCGATCCGCCAGACGCAGGAGGTGATGAATGGTTACTATGTCACCGGCGATTCCGACTTCGTTCTCATCGTGACTGCGCAAAGCATGGAAGACTACGAAGCGTTTACCCGGAAATTCTTCTACGAGAATCCGGACATCAAGGGCTTCAAGACGATGGTCGTAATGGACAGGGTGAAAGCCGGGTTCTCGGTGCCTATCGATGCAGATGACTTTTCGTGAAACAAGTGCCCTTGAGATAAGTCAAGTCAAAGGTTGAGCACAAATTGATGCCAGACAGATCTGGTCAAAAGTGACAGCCGTCGCCTTGAAGGGATGTGAACCTTCAACCCGTCTTTTATGAGACAACGATTTTGTCTAACTCATTGTATTTGCGAATTCAGGCAGTCTGGTGCAATCGGACTTCTACAAATCCGGATGGCGATTGACGTCCTTGTAGAGCAGGTAGCGAAAGCGTCCCGGGCCGCCGGCATAACAGGCCTGAGGGCAGAACGAGCGGAGCCACATATAGTCCCCGGCCTCGACCTCCACCCAATCCTCGTTCAAGCGATAGACGGCCTTGCCCTCGAGCACATAGAGCCCATGTTCCATGAAGGGAATGATGGCGCCCGGCTCGAAGGTGACGATGTTGAGGTGCATGTCTTAGCGAACGTCGGACGGATCGATGAACCGGGTGGTTGCCCAGCGGCCGTCGGTATCGGGCATAGCATGCATCACGCAATCGTCTTCATGGGTGAAGATGGCCGGTGGCAGTTCCAGGCCATCCACGACCTTGACCGCCTTTCGGACCCAGTGAAAACCGGATCGGCGCAGCGCTCTCGTTGCTGAAAGCCCATTTCGCTGCAGGAGGCAAATAGACAAACGATCCGGCACGTATTGGATAGTCGTTCCCGTCATAGGTAATTATACCCTCGCCCTCGACGACAAAGATCGCCGCCGATGCACTTGCGTCCGGCTCCGGCCTGACGCTGCCCCCACCGGGCTCCACCGCCATGATATATTGGGCGAAGGTTTTGGCAAAGCCGCTCATCGGTCTCGCGATGACCCAGGCTCTGATTTCCTCCCAATGCGCAAGGACGCTGGTGACGATGTCGCTCATCACCGTCTTCGGGATCACCGCATAGGCTGTCTTGAAGACGGCCTTGCTGGAGAGGGTCTGAGTCTGCGGCGGAAGGCCGCCAACCTGCGAAAAATACGGATTTCTGCTCATTCTGCCACCAACGTCTCAACGGCCTTGCGATTTTCCCATTCCTGAGGCGTCAGCATTTTGATATCGAACTGGTCACGGGTGCGGGCATAGGTATGTCCTCCCATGCGTCCGACGGCGTCCATGATCTGCTGGTCGATATGCAGGTTCGACGCGTTGACCGCGTCGCTGCGCACGAACACGCCAACGACTTCACCGAGAATGATCTCACGGGCCGGGCCGACCTGAAGCGTCGTATGGCGACGGCATTCCAGAGCCGCAGGAGCGGCCAGAATACGGGGGCTGCGCACCATCTGACCGGGCACGGTCGCAAGACCCGCCTCTTCCATTTCGTCCACCTCGGGACCGAACTTGATGGCGCAGATTTCCATCTGCTCGACCAGCGCATTATCGCAGATATGGACCGTGAACTCGCCAGTCTCACGGATATTGCGGGCGGTATCCTTGAAGCGCATATCGGAATAGTTCTCGACACCGATCGCGACGATCGCCGGATCGTGGGTCAGGACGTTGAAGAAGCTGAAAGGGCCAGCGTTGGGTATCCCGTCCTTGCTCACCGTAGTTACCAGCGCAATCGGGCGCGGGATCACGGTTCCGATCAGGAGCTTGTAACGCTCCCGCTCATTGAGCTTGGCGAAATCAAAATGGGTGTGGTCGGTCATATCAGGCCTCGGCAGCAATGCGGTGCGTTTCAAGCGGAGTGTGGCGGGAGAGGTTCTCAAACCCATCCCTGGTGACAACATACATGTCACCGACGTTGCAGCCAGCAGACATTGGCTCAAGCCACTGGGTGTGCAGCACGAATACCATGCCCTCTTCCATCCGGTCGTAATTGTGCGAGGAGATGTTGAAGCTGTTCTGCCCGCCGGCCATGCCAACGGAATGACCGAGATTAGGGTTATGCGGGCCATGGGTTGCCGGGTAGACATGCATCAGGGTGCGGCCCTGCGCCTCCCAATCGATGTTCTTGACATACTGGCGCGGGATCAGCCGCGCACTGCCATCCTCCATCGGCGCCCAGTTGTAAGGCATGGTGCGCGCTTCCGGAGAAGACAGCATGCCGCGCTCGATCATCGGCTCGAAGGCTGCATTGTTGACATCGCGCATCAGCACGCCCGGGCGGATCAGCTTTTCCGCCCGCTTCACACCTTCGGTGCAGGCGGCGAGCACGTCTCCCTGCCGCTTGGTGATGTCACCAACGGCAATCATACGGGCGGCCTGGGCCGTGTAGCCGCGATAGGTGATGTTGGAGACATAGAGATTGATGAGATCACCCGGTCGAACGACATGGCCATAGGGCTTGCCGCAATGGGTGCCGAACTCGTTGATGCCGATCTGGTAGCCATCACCGGTTTCACCGCCGAAGGAAAGCTGTGCCTGGGTGAAGGCAGCATAAATCTCATGGTCGGTCACGCCGGGTTTTGCTACATGATAGGCCGCCTGCGTGGCGATGCTGACAAGCTGGGCCGCGGCTCGGAACATCTCGATTTCGCGCGGCGAGCGCACTTTCTGCATCCGGTCGAGAATGGCATTGTCCGCAACGAACTTGGTTTTGGGCATCAGCTCGTCGAGGGCAGCCCAAAATGTGAGAGACGTGCGGTCACCGATCCGGCCAATCTGCGTCTTCGCGAGGCCCATGCCGGCCAGCAGTTCGGCGCATTTCTCCGCCGTTTTGATGACACTGTCGCCCGGACGGTCCGCATATTCTCGGCCGATCGGGCCAATCTGCCAGACTTCTTCGACTAGAACCGGTTCGCCGCCTGGCGGCAGAAGCACGGATTGGGTGAAGAACGACAAAAGCGTCAGCGGCTTGTCGGCATCCGTCGGGATGATCAGCACGCCCTCGCGCATCCAGTCGCAAATGTAGCGCAGATAGTGGTTGGACGTGTGGAACCAGCCGACGCCGCCGGTATGGACGATCAGCGCGTCATGCCCGGCCTCGACCGCCTGGCGGCGGATCCGCCGCAGACGGTCCTCGAATTCCTCGACCGGCAAAGGCAGCGGTGCGGAAAATTCGAAATCCGGCTGGAAATCGGCGAGCAGCGATCCGATACGGTAGGCGCCGGCCCTGGTGGGATGTATGGTCATGAGGTATTCCTTCCAGAAGTATTCTTTCTAAGGGTCAGGCTTGCCGGGAGGGCGCCAGCACCCGCCTTGCGACCAGCATCACCACCAGGGTCAGCCCGATCAGAATGCCGGACATCGCCGCGACCCGGACATCGAGCGACTCCTCGATCAATGCAAACATGCGAAGCGGCAGCACGGTCGTTTGCGCGTCGGCGAGAAAGAGCGAGACGGAGACGTTGTCGAGGGACTGGATGAAGACGAGGAAGGCGCCAGCCAGAATACCTGATGTCAGCAGCGGCAGGATCACACGCAGGAGCGTCGTGTACCAGGTTGCACCCATCACGGTAGAAGCTTCAGCCAGCGACGGATTGATGCCTTGCGCGACAACGGAAGCGGCACGGTACATCAGTGGCCCGAAGACGACGACATGGCCGACGACGGTGAGCCAGAGCGAAGGCTGGAAGCCGACGAAATTCGCCACGATCAGCGCTGCCAGGCCATACACAAGGCTTGGCAGGACAAGCGGGGCCAATAGAAACGGCTCCAGCGAATTGACCGTGCTGCGTCGCATCCGCGCCATGCCGATAGTGGCAGGCACGGCAAACAGCAGCGATCCGAGCACCGCGAGGCCTGCGATCTTCAGTGAATTGCCGGCGGCAATATGTTCGGTTCCTGAGCGGACGGGATCGATCAGCGCCTCATACCAGCGCAGAGAAAAACCCTCTGGCGGATATTTGAGCGTCTGGCCCGAGGTGAAGGACATGGTGATCGCAATGACAATGGGCGCCACCAGATAGATCAGGCTGAGACTGCCGAAGCCGAAAACAAATGTCTTATAGAGAAGGGTCGGGATCGGATTTTCGCGATGATTATGCATGGCCGACAAGCCTCCTGTGACGTGAAATCATGCTCATAGCGACAAGAAGGATGCCGGTCGACAGAAGGAGGACAACGGCGATGGCAGAGGCCATCGGCCAATCGAACAACGTGCCGACCTCGCGGTAGATCAGCTGCGGCACATAGACGTTTCGCGCACCACCGATGACCGCCTGGGTAACGAAGGACGCACTGGTACTGGCAAATACAAGGATCCAGCCCGCCAGCAGACCGGGTAGCATCACTGGCAGGAGAACCGTCATGAAGATACGCCATGGCCCCGCGCCTGAAACCTGCGCCGCCTCGGTGAACTGCAACGGCGTGCGCGAGAGAATGGCAATCAAAGGCAAGATGATCAAAGGTAGGTCGATCTGACACATGGCCATGACGAGACCGAGTTCGGTGGACAGCAGCGTGAACGGGCGGTCCGCGAGCCCAAGCGCGACAAATGCCTCGCTAATCGGTCCCTGTCGTCCAAGAATGACGATCCAGGCAAAGGTCCGAACCACATTGCTGGTCAGCATCGGAATAAGTGTCAGAAAGATGATGACCTGTCGCGCGGTCTTGCCACTGTGCCAATAGAAAAGCGCGATCGGAACACCGAGCAGGGTCGTGCTGGCAATGGTCTGGAGACCGAGCGTGGCGGTGTTGACCAGAACACGGTAGTTAAATGCGTCGCCAAAAAACCGTGCGTAATTGTGGAGAGACAGTCCGTCGGGGCCGATGAAGCTGAATCCGACGAGAACGGCGAGCGGCGTCGCAAAGAACGCCACCGACAGCAGAAGCATCGGGACAACGTATGGGAAACCGCTCGCTTTCATTGTGAACCCTCAACCGGCGACGAGAGCATCGAACTGGCGGATCCATTCCGCACGGTTCTTGTTGATCGCCGCCCAGTCCGGATAGACCAGCGTTGCCAGCTGTTCACGCTTCACATAGGCCTCTATGCCCGGTGTAAGAGCGACCTCCTTATTGGTTGGGAACATCTCGGTCGGTGGCAGTTTCAGCTTGTCCTGAGCGGCCTTTGAGATGGCGGCGTCCAGATAGGCATAGGCTGCATCAATGTTCTTGGCGCCCTTGGTCAGATGGATATTGACGGGAGCTGCCGGAGAGCCGGTTTCCGGTTGCACGAACTCGGCTTTGAGGCCCATGGACTTGAGGCGCGCAACATTGCCGGTCGAGCACATGAACACAGCGATTTCGCCCTGCTGGAACAAGGTCATCTGGTGGTTTGTGCTGGCGACGACGCCCTTGATCTGCTCGGGATTGTCCTTGAACAGTTTGAATACGGCGTCCATATCCGTCGGACCGTTCCCAAAAATCCTGGCGATTTCGGTATAGGCCATCACGCCGGTGTTGGAGGCGAAACCGGTCCAGGATACCAGGCCCTTATAAGCCGGGTTTTCGAACAGGTCGCGATAGCCCTTCGGAGCCGGCACCAGATCCGGGTTATAAGCGATACCGTTGACTTCGACCGTCACGGTCGGGCCGTACTCGCCCTGGAATGCCGGATCGAGCATGCTCCAGTTCTTGAGCTTGGACGGATCGATCTTCTGAATGAGGTCGTTCTCGATGGCGACGGCCATCTGACCGGGCGACATCAGCAGGGTATCGTAAGGCGGGTTGCCGGGGCTTGCCATCACCTTCGCAAGCTGGTCCTGCGCCAAGGCGGGAGCGACCGTCAGGTCGAAACCGGCTTCCTTGACGAGCGGTGTCAGCACGGAGCGGTAGCCGTCCTCCCAGTTTCCGGGGAAGGTCGCGGCAACAGCCGTGCCACCAGCGGCGCGTACAGCAAAGGGCAGCGTGGCGGCCGCAGCCGCACCGGCGGCGAGCAGTCCGAAATGACGTCTTGTGATGTTGAAGTTTTGCATCTGTTCACCTCTGTTGTTGTTCATTGACTGGATGCTTCCGGTTCGCTCGGAAAGGCGTGACACCTGGCGGTGTCGATCTCGGCAAAGAGTCGGGCTCCCGGCTCGGGAATGAAGGTGGAAGGGCTGCGGACCTGCGACGCGCGAAGGCCTGTCCCATCGTCAAGAAGAAGATCGTGGACCAGCGTCGGCCCAAGTGGCACGGATACGGTCACCCTGGCCGGCAAAGCAAAGTCACTCGGGCTGGCAGACAGGCGGACATCTTCGGGACGGAAGGTCATTGTCACCTTGGAACCGATCGTAAAGTTCAGCCGACGCGGCAGAACAATGTCCTTGCCGTTCACCAGCGCAATGCTGGTTGCCTTTGCATCCAGGCGCTCCACCGTCCCATGCAGCACATTGGCCTGGCCAATGAAGGTGTTGACGAACAGTGACTTCGGGCGGTCATAAACGGCCATGGGCGTGTCGATCTGCTCGACATTGCCCTTGTTCATCAGCACGAGCCGACCGGCGAGGCTCTGGGCTTCTTCCTGGTCATGCGTCACGATCAGCGTCGTGATCCCGAGCGTCTTTTGTAAATGCAGAAGCTCGACCTGCAAATCGAAACGAAGCGCCCGGTCGAGCGCCCCGAACGGTTCGTCGAGCAGCAGAAGCGAGGGGCGTCCGGCAATGGCGCGGGCAACGGCGACGCGCTGCTGCTGGCCGCCGGACAGTTCACGCGGCAGGCGGTTGCCATAGTTCTTCAACTGTACGAGCGAAAGCATTTCCTCAACCCGTTGCCTGCGCTCAGCCCGCGGCACGTGCTGGCAGGCCAGCGGATAAGCGATGTTCTCGGCCACGGTCAGATGCGGAAACAGGGCGTAGTTCTGGAACACCATGCCGATGCCGCGGGACCTCGCGGACACGTTGGCGAGATCCTGGCCACCGAGTTGGATGGCCCCGCTCTTTGGTTGGATCAGCCCGGCGATGGCCCGCAGGACGGTGGACTTGCCGCAGCCGCTTGGTCCGAGAAGCGCGACGATCTCGCCAGCCTCGACCTCAAACGTGATGTCGCTGATCGCGTTCTGCCCACCATAGCTGTGGGTCAGACCTTGGACGCTGAGCTGCTTGCCCTCCCCTGCCTTCGAGGCCTCTGCCATGAATATCCCCTTTGGTTTCGCCGTGCCGTCAAAGCGCTCGGCGCGTGGCGGCACCAGGCGGAGATTTGGTCGGTCGACGATGATGGCTTCTCTTTCGGTCATGGCAGGAGAGCTGCAATCTGCATGCCAGTTTCCAAGATGCACACAATTTATATCGGCAACACAATGTTTTTAAATATATATTTATGCTTTTAATATTTTAGAATAGATAATATAATATTTTACCGAAAGTTTTGTCGAAAATAAAAAATGTGCAACTTTCATCGACGTAGCTCACGCATTAGGCAATACTTGAGGCATAGATTGGGGAGTTTCTGGGGATTTTCCCGATGGAACCGCTGCAGACCATTATCCCAAGCGGATGGGTAAGGCAAAAACAACCTGCAAACGCAGTAACTTAGTCAGGTGACCGTCAATGCATGCCCCGGACCGAGACGGGAGGTGGTTTTTTAATCAGACAACTTTCGAATATTTATGCGTATGTTCGTTCGGATATAGCAAGGGCGTTATCCGCCAAAAATAAGCATTTGAAAACAGTATATTAAGAAACCACTGCCCAGGATGGCACGCCGATTGCATCGATGTTGCGTAAATTCACTTCGACAAAAAGCGACAAGGGGATCACATGCGCAGCTTCAATGAAACTCTCAAAGGCGGCCTGGCCGGCATCGCATTCGCACTGCTCTCGACTTCGGCACACGCCGCAGAAGGTACTGCCATAAAGATGGTGCCGGATGCAGACGTCGCCAAACTGCCCGGCGTCGCGTTCGATCAGACAATTGCGGACCGCCTGACATCGGACATCAAAGATAAGAAGATACTGAAGGTGGCAACCGACCTGACGCCGCCAATCAGCTTCCAGGCAGAGGACGGAAAGCTGATCGGGATCGATGCCGATATCGCCGCGGCACTGGGTGTCATTCTCGGCATTGATGTTCAGATGACCAATGTCGGCGCAGGCGCCGCCATCGTGCCGGCCGTCCTGTCCAAGCGTTTCGACATGACCATTTCCGGCATCAACGACGATGTAGAGCTGGAAAAGCAGGTCGACGTCATCGACTACATGTTCGACGCCACGACGATCATGACCATCAAGGGCAACCCGCTCGGCATCAAGAGCATGGAAGACCTCTGCGGCAAGAAGGTCGCCGTGCCGGTCGGCACGTTCCAGGCGCGCCTGGTGGAAGTCGCATCGGAAAAATGCGCTACGCCGATGAACATCATGTCGATCCCCAAAATGCCTGACGTCCTGCAGGCCGTTCGCACAGGCCGCGCTGATGCAACCGTCAACGGTTATGCGACGAGTGTCTACACAACGGAGAACCAGACCGGCAAGGGTGTCGGCCTGCAAGCGATCCCGGAAGTGCGCCTCGCTGTCGGCTATCTCGGCATGCTGACATCGAAAGACAATCCGGAACTTCGCGATACGGTCATCGCCTCGCTGCAGCACATGGTCGACAGCGGCGCTTACAAGGCGATCATGGAGAAATGGGGGCTCGGGCCACTCGCCGTGACGACCGTCAAGTTCAACGACGCCGCCAGCATGCCGGTGAACTGAGCCATGTCATTGTTTGCTCAACCCGTCAGCATGGCCATCGCACCTCCGGTCGGCAAGCCGATCCGGTGGGGGCAGATCACGTCAGGCACCAGCGTGATCTTCGCGCTGGTTCTCTTCGTCATCACGATTGGACGAAACCAGACTGTTCAGTGGGGCGAGATACCTCGGTATATGGTCGATCCGGTCATCCTCGACGGCGTTGGCCTCACCTTGCAACTGACGGCCGGCGCGATGGTGTCCGGGATCGCCTTTGGCTGCATCGTTGCGAT containing:
- a CDS encoding ABC transporter ATP-binding protein; protein product: MAEASKAGEGKQLSVQGLTHSYGGQNAISDITFEVEAGEIVALLGPSGCGKSTVLRAIAGLIQPKSGAIQLGGQDLANVSARSRGIGMVFQNYALFPHLTVAENIAYPLACQHVPRAERRQRVEEMLSLVQLKNYGNRLPRELSGGQQQRVAVARAIAGRPSLLLLDEPFGALDRALRFDLQVELLHLQKTLGITTLIVTHDQEEAQSLAGRLVLMNKGNVEQIDTPMAVYDRPKSLFVNTFIGQANVLHGTVERLDAKATSIALVNGKDIVLPRRLNFTIGSKVTMTFRPEDVRLSASPSDFALPARVTVSVPLGPTLVHDLLLDDGTGLRASQVRSPSTFIPEPGARLFAEIDTARCHAFPSEPEASSQ
- a CDS encoding ABC transporter permease, translating into MHNHRENPIPTLLYKTFVFGFGSLSLIYLVAPIVIAITMSFTSGQTLKYPPEGFSLRWYEALIDPVRSGTEHIAAGNSLKIAGLAVLGSLLFAVPATIGMARMRRSTVNSLEPFLLAPLVLPSLVYGLAALIVANFVGFQPSLWLTVVGHVVVFGPLMYRAASVVAQGINPSLAEASTVMGATWYTTLLRVILPLLTSGILAGAFLVFIQSLDNVSVSLFLADAQTTVLPLRMFALIEESLDVRVAAMSGILIGLTLVVMLVARRVLAPSRQA
- a CDS encoding flavin reductase family protein, yielding MTDHTHFDFAKLNERERYKLLIGTVIPRPIALVTTVSKDGIPNAGPFSFFNVLTHDPAIVAIGVENYSDMRFKDTARNIRETGEFTVHICDNALVEQMEICAIKFGPEVDEMEEAGLATVPGQMVRSPRILAAPAALECRRHTTLQVGPAREIILGEVVGVFVRSDAVNASNLHIDQQIMDAVGRMGGHTYARTRDQFDIKMLTPQEWENRKAVETLVAE
- a CDS encoding M24 family metallopeptidase gives rise to the protein MTIHPTRAGAYRIGSLLADFQPDFEFSAPLPLPVEEFEDRLRRIRRQAVEAGHDALIVHTGGVGWFHTSNHYLRYICDWMREGVLIIPTDADKPLTLLSFFTQSVLLPPGGEPVLVEEVWQIGPIGREYADRPGDSVIKTAEKCAELLAGMGLAKTQIGRIGDRTSLTFWAALDELMPKTKFVADNAILDRMQKVRSPREIEMFRAAAQLVSIATQAAYHVAKPGVTDHEIYAAFTQAQLSFGGETGDGYQIGINEFGTHCGKPYGHVVRPGDLINLYVSNITYRGYTAQAARMIAVGDITKRQGDVLAACTEGVKRAEKLIRPGVLMRDVNNAAFEPMIERGMLSSPEARTMPYNWAPMEDGSARLIPRQYVKNIDWEAQGRTLMHVYPATHGPHNPNLGHSVGMAGGQNSFNISSHNYDRMEEGMVFVLHTQWLEPMSAGCNVGDMYVVTRDGFENLSRHTPLETHRIAAEA
- a CDS encoding NAD-dependent succinate-semialdehyde dehydrogenase; this translates as MLDVAMTAARALKQLNDEGLLRSQPFIDGQWQLSRSATGVADPASDDEIARVGDCDLPMLDRAIDAAHRAFPSWRTLLPRDRGRIMLNWANLIRLHAGDLATILTAEQGKPLFESEAEILYGVGFIEWFAAEGERAYGETIPSHKPDSRLFVSMQPVGVCAAVTPWNFPSAMIARKAAAAMAAGCPVIVKPAVETPLSALALAELAYRAGFPPGVFQVVTGEPKLLTDALLADERVRAFSFTGSTEVGRLLLTKAAATVKRVSMELGGHAPFIVFDDADVDEAVDGCMRAKFATSGQDCLAANRIYVHDGIYDAFIDKLRRSIAALTVGQGFEAGIDIGPMTKTSVVEKCRLHIKDAVGKGARLIVGEIPDPALGNFVRPTLLADITSEMLIASEETFGPVAAVLRFKNEDEVRVSANASEMGLAAYVYTRDVRRAMRLSDTLEYGMVAINTVSFTGAPVPFGGWKQSGLGREGSRHGLQEFMELKYVCFGGLAA
- a CDS encoding aspartate aminotransferase family protein → MTNIAEIAEMDRRTVLHPFTYLKDYASGETDPTIMETGKGVRIKDATGREYLDGFAGLYCVNIGYGRTEVAEAIARQAYKLAYYHSYAAHTTEELARLSDRLVRMAPGNMSKVFYGLSGSDANETQAKIVWYYNNLRGLPKKKKIIARERGYHGCSVVAGSMTGLSFYHDHMDLPVSGILRTGVPHYYRGAHPGETEEGFSQRRADELEALIVAEGPETVGAFIAEPVLGTGGLTPPPAGYWPKIQAVLQKYDVLLIADEVVCGFGRTGAMFGSDLYGMEPDLVTVAKGLTSAYVPLSASIVSQKVYDVMEEATPRVGSFSHGYTYSGHPIGAAAANAVLDIVEREDLAGQSATKGAYLLKRLKAEFEQYPIVGEVRGVGMLAAIEFVSDRGTKAMFDPGLKVGARISQAARNRNLIARAMPHGDILGFAPPLVMTEAEIDEMVGIAKASVDEVMKELDAIGAIAG
- a CDS encoding Lrp/AsnC family transcriptional regulator, whose product is MNLDRFDARLLTIMQKNNRNSSEELAAMVGLSATAIQRRLKRLREKGVIEADVSIVKPRAVGRPIAMLVLVSLERERADIVDRFKQSIRQTQEVMNGYYVTGDSDFVLIVTAQSMEDYEAFTRKFFYENPDIKGFKTMVVMDRVKAGFSVPIDADDFS
- a CDS encoding extracellular solute-binding protein; translation: MQNFNITRRHFGLLAAGAAAAATLPFAVRAAGGTAVAATFPGNWEDGYRSVLTPLVKEAGFDLTVAPALAQDQLAKVMASPGNPPYDTLLMSPGQMAVAIENDLIQKIDPSKLKNWSMLDPAFQGEYGPTVTVEVNGIAYNPDLVPAPKGYRDLFENPAYKGLVSWTGFASNTGVMAYTEIARIFGNGPTDMDAVFKLFKDNPEQIKGVVASTNHQMTLFQQGEIAVFMCSTGNVARLKSMGLKAEFVQPETGSPAAPVNIHLTKGAKNIDAAYAYLDAAISKAAQDKLKLPPTEMFPTNKEVALTPGIEAYVKREQLATLVYPDWAAINKNRAEWIRQFDALVAG
- a CDS encoding ABC transporter permease, which gives rise to MKASGFPYVVPMLLLSVAFFATPLAVLVGFSFIGPDGLSLHNYARFFGDAFNYRVLVNTATLGLQTIASTTLLGVPIALFYWHSGKTARQVIIFLTLIPMLTSNVVRTFAWIVILGRQGPISEAFVALGLADRPFTLLSTELGLVMAMCQIDLPLIILPLIAILSRTPLQFTEAAQVSGAGPWRIFMTVLLPVMLPGLLAGWILVFASTSASFVTQAVIGGARNVYVPQLIYREVGTLFDWPMASAIAVVLLLSTGILLVAMSMISRHRRLVGHA